From Penaeus monodon isolate SGIC_2016 chromosome 6, NSTDA_Pmon_1, whole genome shotgun sequence, the proteins below share one genomic window:
- the LOC119573944 gene encoding SPARC-related modular calcium-binding protein 1-like (The sequence of the model RefSeq protein was modified relative to this genomic sequence to represent the inferred CDS: added 51 bases not found in genome assembly): protein KKCKKKKCGGKSSNPKGPTPSCERDRETLLRVAENDGNKNFFIPECAANGKYQPIQCHRASQEFNVTEYCFCVDTETGNSLDGTGVTNGTPDCSRPFPHVREWPGCLGKTKVKFLKDLQEYLMSKADSVDRNAGVDLTTQSREEYAAVYHFRNFDMNGDKVLERKEKKAAKRFLTSVPKLKRCGRRITRYCDVDKNRKISLEEWVACIVVPKNTDVSSSSEQDKFNPFEVI, encoded by the exons aaaaagtgcaagaaaaaaaagtgcgGAGGAAAATCTTCCAATCCTAAAG GCCCCACCCCTTCGTGCGAGCGGGACCGCGAGACGCTGCTCCGAGTGGCGGAGAACGACGGCAACAAGAACTTCTTCATCCCCGAGTGCGCCGCCAACGGGAAGTACCAGCCTATCCAGTGCCACCGGGCGTCGCAGGAGTTTAACGTCACGGAATACTGCTTCTGCGTGGACACGGAGACGGGAAACAGCCTGGACGGCACGGGTGTCACCAATGGCACTCCCGACTGCTCTCGGCCCTTCCCCCACGTCCGCGAATGGCCGG GTTGTCTAGGGAAAACCAAAGTCAAATTCTTAAAGGACCTTCAGGAATACTTGATGAGTAAGGCAGATAGTGTGGACAG AAATGCAGGTGTCGACCTTACCACACAATCTAGGGAGGAGTATGCCGCCGTCTATCATTTTAGAAACTTTGACATGAATGGTGATAAAGTTctcgagaggaaggagaaaaaagctgCTAAACGATTCTTAACAAG TGTCCCAAAGCTAAAAAGATGTGGCAGAAGAATCACCAGATACTGCGATGTGGACAAAAACCGGAAAATCTCCTTAGAAGAGTGGGTAGCATGCATTGTGGTCCCGAAAAACACTG
- the LOC119573945 gene encoding SPARC-related modular calcium-binding protein 1-like (The sequence of the model RefSeq protein was modified relative to this genomic sequence to represent the inferred CDS: added 81 bases not found in genome assembly), translated as MLNQVSFGAVKQYRSPTPSCERDRETLLRVAENDGNKNFFIPECAANGKYQPIQCHRASQEFNVTEYCFCVDTETGNSLDGTGVTNGTPDCSRPFPHVREWPGCLGKTKVKFLKDLQEYLMSKADSVDRNAGVDLTTQSREEYAAVYHFRNFDMNGDKVLERKEKKAAKRFLTSVPKLKRCGRRITRYCDVDKNRKISLEEWVACIVVPKNTGSSSGGGVHNEARRRIEDNPILTHLRAEDKMSRHRRSKTSSTPLRSSSSQKIYEEE; from the exons ATGCTAAACCAGGTTTCCTTTGGTGCAGTTAAGCAATATAGGA GCCCCACCCCTTCGTGCGAGCGGGACCGCGAGACGCTGCTCCGAGTGGCGGAGAACGACGGCAACAAGAACTTCTTCATCCCCGAGTGCGCCGCCAACGGGAAGTACCAGCCTATCCAGTGCCACCGGGCGTCGCAGGAGTTTAACGTCACGGAATACTGCTTCTGCGTGGACACGGAGACGGGAAACAGCCTGGACGGCACGGGTGTCACCAATGGCACTCCCGACTGCTCTCGGCCCTTCCCCCACGTCCGCGAATGGCCGG GTTGTCTAGGGAAAACCAAAGTCAAATTCTTAAAGGACCTTCAGGAATACTTGATGAGTAAGGCAGATAGTGTGGACAG AAATGCAGGTGTCGACCTTACCACACAATCTAGGGAGGAGTATGCCGCCGTCTATCATTTTAGAAACTTTGACATGAATGGTGATAAAGTTctcgagaggaaggagaaaaaagctgCTAAACGATTCTTAACAAG TGTCCCAAAGCTAAAAAGATGTGGCAGAAGAATCACCAGATACTGCGATGTGGACAAAAACCGGAAAATCTCCTTAGAAGAGTGGGTAGCATGCATTGTGGTCCCGAAAAACACTG GTAGcagcagtggtggtggtgttcATAATGAGGCAAGAAGAAGAATTGAGGACAACCCAATTCTTACACACCTCAGAGCAGAGGACAAG